One genomic window of Fusarium verticillioides 7600 chromosome 2, whole genome shotgun sequence includes the following:
- a CDS encoding major histocompatibility complex, class I, whose protein sequence is MALTRRSVVCSAVCLALLVGFAYAGHDHEHVGTMSNVNIDNMSLEELDTQLQTCPIVEQLNAAKHAHHASAPSSMTSRLFAVLFPGSPAVNALLATLYISGPPNFLLALCPTNIDPASLSVMVAFAVGGLLGDTLFHLLPEIFVGEDHDEAVKFVIVEPNRNLVLGLGILVGFMTFVAMDKGLRIATGGAGHDHSHAHGDAHAQSHSEDKAVSSAVDATDSLVKSRKKGNEDKGAVVANAVEKPEKEINPSVKLGGYLNLIADFTHNITDGLAMSASFYASPTIGATTTVAVFFHEIPHEVGDFALLIQSGFSKRAAMGSQFITALGALLGTLIGIAIQEFGSPSSDVPMGRNEGIWGTSLTWGDMLLPFTAGTFLYVGTVAVIPELLETGPNKAKELKNMLIQFSAVAIGAGIMLYISWHD, encoded by the exons ATGGCGCTCACTCGTAGGAGCGTCGTTTGCTCGGCGGTCTGCCTTGCACTCCTTGTCGGCTTTGCATACGCAGGCCATGACCACGAACATGTTGGGACTATGAGCAATGTCAATATTGACAACATGAGTCTCGAGGAGCTCGATACTCAACTCCAG ACCTGCCCAATTGTCGAGCAACTCAATGCCGCAAAGCACGCACACCATGCTTCTGCCCCCTCATCGATGACTTCGCGTCTCTTCGCCGTTCTCTTCCCTGGCTCACCCGCTGTGAACGCCCTCCTTGCGACCCTCTACATCTCCGGCCCGCCAAACTTCCTTCTCGCCCTCTGCCCGACCAACATTGATCCTGCTTCTCTTTCCGTCATGGTTGCTTTTGCTGTGGGCGGTCTTCTCGGTGACACTCTTTTCCACCTTCTCCCTGAGATATTTGTCGGcgaagatcatgatgaggctgtcaagttCGTAATTGTCGAGCCTAACCGTAACCTTGTGCTTGGACTGGGCATATTGGTGGGCTTTATGACATTCGTCGCCATGGACAAGGGCCTACGAATTGCTACAGGTGGAGCTGGCCATGATCACTCCCATGCACATGGTGATGCGCACGCTCAATCTCATAGTGAGGATAAGGCTGTTTCTTCCGCTGTTGATGCTACGGATAGTCTTGTCAAGTCTCGCAAGAAGGGTAACGAGGACAAGGGTGCTGTTGTTGCCaatgctgttgagaagcctgaGAAGGAAATCAACCCTAGCGTCAAGCTGGGTGGTTACTTGAACCTTAT TGCCGACTTTACACACAACATCACCGACGGCTTGGCCATGTCTGCCAGTTTCTATGCCTCTCCTACCATCGGAGCTACCACTACCGTAGCAGTCTTCTTCCACGAGATACCCCACGAGGTTGGCGATTtcgctcttctcatccagtcCGGATTTTCTAAGCGAGCTGCTATGGGCTCGCAATTTATCACTGCCTTGGGTGCTCTCCTCGGTACGCTCATTGGTATCGCTATTCAGGAGTTCGGTAGTCCTAGCAGTGACGTCCCCATGGGCCGTAACGAGGGTATCTGGGGAACTAGCCTG ACATGGGGCGATATGCTTCTTCCCTTCACTGCTGGTACATTCCTCTACGTTGGAACCGTTGCCGTCATCcctgagcttcttgagactgGCCCCAACAAGGCTAAAGAGCTGAAGAATATGCTCATTCAGTTCTCGGCCGTGGCTATTGGCGCTGGTATTATGTTGTACATTTCGTGGCACGACTAG
- a CDS encoding murein transglycosylase: MPSINSLLTMALAGSASAAFQGFNYGSTFTDGRVKAQSDFENEFKTAAGLEGTGGAFTSARLYTMIQGGSTNQPISAIPAAIKTRTNLLFGLWASGDGFANEIAALKNTVDQYCGQLDGLVAGISVGSEDLYRISPTGIKANENPGTNPDVLVDYIKQTRAAIKGTCLESVAIGHVDTWTAYANASNNAVIEACDWLGMDAYPYFEDTKNNPISEGANLFKAAWNEVKAVAKGKEIWVTETGWPVSGKTYGKAVPSTKNARTFYEDVGCPMFGDINVWWYTLQDSAPQTPNPSFGVIGSELTEKPLYDLSCDEKSKKGTLVSRSNNGNVEHRFVSPSFATGNYTNGTAPVVPGTPTSLVPTPSSTSGNGGSAATPTPGSGAQQLNSMSAAAVAFILAAALL; this comes from the coding sequence ATGCCTtccatcaacagcctcctcaCAATGGCCCTGGCAGGCTCAGCCAGCGCTGCGTTCCAGGGTTTCAACTATGGCTCGACATTCACAGATGGAAGAGTGAAGGCTCAGTCCGACTTTGAGAACGAGTTCAAGACCGCCGCTGGTCTCGAGGGCACCGGTGGCGCCTTCACCAGTGCTCGCCTCTACACCATGATCCAGGGTGgctcaaccaaccaacccatCTCTGCTATTCctgctgccatcaagacCAGGACCAACCTGCTCTTTGGTCTCTGGGCTTCTGGTGACGGTTTCGCCAACGAGATCGCCGCTCTCAAAAACACTGTCGACCAATACTGTGGACAACTTGACGGCCTCGTCGCTGGCATTTCTGTTGGAAGTGAGGATCTCTACCGTATTTCTCCTACTGGTATCAAAGCCAATGAGAACCCGGGCACCAACCCTGATGTCCTCGTCGACTACATTAAGCAGACTCGTGCTGCTATCAAGGGCACTTGCCTTGAGTCTGTCGCCATCGGTCATGTCGATACCTGGACCGCATATGCCAATGCTTCCAACAATGCTGTCATTGAGGCCTGTGACTGGCTTGGCATGGATGCTTATCCTTATTTCGAAGATACCAAGAACAACCCCATCTCTGAGGGTGCAAACCTCTTCAAGGCTGCCTGGAATGAGGTCAAGGCTGTTGCTAAGGGCAAGGAGATCTGGGTCACTGAGACCGGATGGCCCGTCAGCGGCAAGACATATGGCAAGGCCGTTCCCTCCACCAAGAATGCTCGCACGTTCTACGAGGATGTCGGCTGTCCTATGTTTGGAGATATCAATGTTTGGTGGTACACACTCCAGGACTCTGCTCCCCAAACTCCCAACCCCAGTTTTGGCGTCATTGGCTCCGAGTTGACCGAGAAGCCCCTTTACGACCTCAGCtgtgatgagaagagcaagaagggAACTCTGGTGAgccgcagcaacaacggCAACGTTGAGCACCGCTTCGTCAGCCCTTCTTTCGCAACTGGTAATTATACCAACGGAACTGCGCCTGTCGTGCCTGGCACTCCCACTTCTCTCGTGCCCactccttcttccacctCCGGCAACGGTGGTTCTGCCGCAACCCCCACGCCTGGCAGCGGTGCTCAGCAGCTCAACTCAATgagtgctgctgctgtagcATTCATTCTTGCCGCTGCTCTGTTGTAA
- a CDS encoding hypothetical protein (At least one base has a quality score < 10) yields MLSRFFVLLPLVLSMVAFILSMLCLFAGHKEGFMEEYSVARLNTSMIGHNVLDTDSDASSNNNDEDDGFFGKVTDKWNEVKDDVKGKINDITGDVADKLADTIGISEWYSIHVMATCDGQYKPNATTPGAGYNVTNCTNSAPEKRFNLTEMLDKQLEVGPFQMNLADINWPDDIQDSIDLLNTALLVTFVFYVLAVGFSGLAMIASTGAFFLFARRGVNAVNVILSGLAALVLLIASILVTVAGKKGVNKINDVGDDVGLSASVGNKFLALTWAAAALMIIAAIYWVMHLCLMRRERKRQWKPRKGSY; encoded by the exons atgttgtcgaggttcttcgtcctcttgcCCCTGGTGCTGTCCATGGTGGCCTTTATCCTCTCAATGCTCTGCCTTTTTGCTGGTCACAAGGAAGGGTTTATGGAAGAATACTCTGTTGCACGG CTCAACACTTCAATGATTGGCCATAACGTTCTCGACACTGACAGCGACGCTTCTTCTAATAacaacgatgaagatgatggcttctttggcaAGGTCACCGACAAGTGGAACGAAGTTAAGGACGATGTCAAGGGaaagatcaacgacatcacTGGTGACGTTGCAGACAAGCTGGCCGATACTATTGGTATTTCGGAGTGGTACTCCATTCATGTCATGGCTACATGTGATGGACAGTACAAGCCCAATGCTACGACTCCTGGTGCTGGATATAACGTCACAAACTGCACCAACTCTGCCCCCGAGA AACGCTTCAACCTCACCGAGATGCTCGACAAGCAACTCGAAGTTGGACCTTTCCAGATGAACCTTGCTGACATTAACTGGCCCGATGACATCCAAGATTCTatcgatcttctcaacacgGCTCTCCTGGTCACATTCGTCTTCTACGTCCTCGCAGTGGGTTTCTCCGGCCTCGCCATGATTGCGAGCACCGGcgcattcttcctcttcgctcGACGCGGCGTCAACGCCGTCAACGTCATTCTTTCGGGTCTCGCCGCACTTGTGctcctcatcgccagcatTCTCGTCACTGtggctggcaagaagggtgTAAACAAGATAAACGAcgtcggcgatgatgttggacTGTCGGCGTCTGTTGGAAATAAGTTCCTGGCGCTGActtgggctgctgctgctcttatGATTATCGCAGCTATCTACTGGGTCATGCACTTGTGTCTTATGCGAcgtgagaggaagagacagtGGAAGCCACGAAAGGGGAGCTACTAG
- a CDS encoding large conductance mechanosensitive channel (At least one base has a quality score < 10) codes for MSWLSGLWRTSRPNYHTMPGRSHDEESGSGESESLLGRGHKRVKRFWEGFVDFAFQDDILKIAVGLILAAAFTDLVKSFVSDFAVLQKGPNYDKTTGYNTLHQAQEDGAVVLAYGSFVGQMISFLVLGIALYGLAHLWQLASSEPIIKHTKKCKYCRQRINEKSIRCIQCTSWLDGREDRN; via the exons ATGTCCTGGCTGTCTGGCCTCTGGAGAACATCACGTCCAAACTATCACACCATGCCTGGTAGATCTCACGACGAGGAGTCTGGCTCGGGAGAGTCAGAGTCCCTGCTTGGTCGAGGCCACAAGAGAGTTAAGCGCTTTTGGGAAGGCTTCGTCGACTTTGCGTTTCAAGATGATATCCTCAAGATCGCCGTTGGTTTGAT TCTTGCGGCCGCCTTCACAGACTTAGTAAAGTCTTTTGTGAGCGAT TTTGCCGTTCTGCAAAAAGGACCAAACTACGATAAGACAACCGGCTACAACACCCTTCATCAGGCCCAAGAGGACGGTGCCGTTGTCCTAGCATATGG ATCTTTTGTTGGCCAAATGATATCCTTTCTTGTGCTGGGCATCGCTCTCTATGGACTTGCGCACTTGTGGCAGCTTGCTTCATCTGaacccatcatcaagcaCACAAAGAAGTGCAAGTACTGCAGACAGCGCATCAACGAAAAG TCTATTCGCTGCATCCAGTGTACCAGTTGGCTTGATGGGCGAGAGGACCGCAACTGA